One Nicotiana sylvestris chromosome 12, ASM39365v2, whole genome shotgun sequence genomic window carries:
- the LOC104223844 gene encoding cation/H(+) antiporter 15-like isoform X1: MADLEPPIDTEKLNDKILCYAQTIYRLNGVWEGPDPLTPIIPLFFVQISLAILITRLVMFALKITRQPPFVAEIISGILLGPSALGQIVKYRRQLFPNYNFHVIETMAHVALVFYGFLVGLQMDIKSVLRIGIKARNVAVIGIIIPFVMGAILFFSLYRDEDARGFIFYGGALTVTGFSVLAKILDKQKILQTDIGKMAMSSAVINDIGAWFILALGYVVTGSTTNIHWAVICTIAYALFCVFYLRRAIGWIIRKLPEGQGYSEFFVCSILGGMAISGVITDALGTHPIIGAFLFGLSVPNQMLQAAILDKLDDFVMGFLMPTFFVVCGLRTNFRAMGSIYEIVGYIILFVSAKILSTFAATFFSDMSIKEALAVGILSNTKSLMALIIIEAGQAQQILNTQLYSLMVTGILVMTVIVTPITMLYHPSQELVPHKRRTIQKAKVEEELRVLACIHAAHDIPSVINLLGSSNSTSAAPITVFALQVVELVGRASSMLEVHTSGKRGSRSLGHEEAQTRQIIAAFDNYELRSDGVMVQVLTARCALSTMDEDICNIAKDKRAAFIILPFHKQRSLAGEMEDVNPEIRAVNESVLANAPCSVGILIDRGLSETSDYAKNIVVLYFGGPDDREALAYALRMVDRPDTRLTVVKFIPGEGATDIDPMEFAEESHVNVHIDKESEKLLDEEFLNRFKISTANDKSVKYIELLLNDVEEAVNAIKLMDQHNYDLYIVGKGRGIVSPLTAGLVDWCDCPELGAIGDLLVTSEFDSTFSVLVMQQYVKPIGDGSVNSYGSMSERIGLGMDMDMDMQRADSEAGDVFSSFRRRPEHMPRV; the protein is encoded by the exons ATGGCAGATTTAGAACCACCTATTGATACTgaaaaattaaatgataaaattctGTGTTATGCACAGACCATTTACAGGTTAAATGGTGTTTGGGAAGGACCTGATCCTTTGACACCAATTATTCCTCTTTTCTTCGTTCAGATTTCTTTAGCTATCTTGATCACCCGTCTTGTCATGTTTGCCCTTAAAATCACCAGGCAACCTCCTTTTGTTGCTGAAATTATT AGCGGCATACTTTTGGGTCCGTCAGCGCTTGGACAGATTGTGAAGTATAGGAGGCAGCTTTTCCCAAACTACAACTTCCATGTGATTGAGACAATGGCTCATGTAGCCCTTGTGTTCTATGGGTTTCTGGTGGGATTACAGATGGATATAAAATCAGTTCTTCGAATTGGAATAAAGGCTAGGAATGTGGCTGTTATAGGGATCATTATCCCTTTTGTCATGGGCGCGATATTGTTTTTCTCACTCTATCGCGATGAAGATGCTAGAGGTTTCATTTTCTATGGTGGTGCTCTCACTGTTACAGGGTTCTCTGTCTTGGCTAAGATACTTGACAAACAGAAGATCCTCCAAACTGACATTGGGAAAATGGCCATGTCTTCAGCTGTAATCAATGATATTGGTGCATGGTTTATTTTGGCACTAGGTTATGTAGTCACAGGGAGTACAACTAACATCCATTGGGCTGTAATTTGCACGATTGCCTATGCCTTGTTCTGTGTCTTTTATCTCCGTCGTGCCATTGGTTGGATCATCCGAAAATTGCCTGAAGGACAAGGATATAGTGAGTTCTTTGTATGTTCAATTCTTGGTGGGATGGCGATTTCCGGAGTTATAACAGATGCTTTGGGCACACACCCTATAATTGGTGCTTTTCTGTTTGGACTGAGTGTACCTAACCAAATGCTTCAAGCAGCAATTTTGGATAAGCTTGATGACTTTGTGATGGGATTTCTTATGCCAACTTTCTTTGTTGTTTGTGGACTCAGAACCAATTTCAGAGCCATGGGTAGTATTTATGAAATTGTTGGCTACATTATTCTATTTGTTTCAGCCAAAATCTTGAGCACATTTGCTGCTACTTTCTTCTCTGATATGTCTATTAAGGAGGCCTTGGCTGTTGGAATACTTAGCAACACCAAAAGTCTCATGGCCTTAATCATTATTGAAGCTGGTCAAGCACAACAG ATTTTGAACACTCAATTATACTCTCTTATGGTGACCGGCATTTTGGTGATGACGGTGATTGTCACACCGATCACTATGCTCTACCATCCCTCGCAGGAATTGGTGCCCCATAAACGAAGGACTATacagaaagcaaaagtggaggaGGAGCTTCGGGTGCTGGCGTGCATCCATGCCGCGCACGACATCCCTTCGGTCATCAATCTTCTTGGCTCGTCGAATTCTACATCAGCAGCCCCTATAACTGTCTTTGCTCTCCAAGTAGTAGAACTAGTCGGGCGTGCATCATCGATGCTAGAAGTCCACACCTCAGGTAAACGAGGCTCGAGAAGTCTTGGCCACGAGGAGGCACAAACGAGACAGATAATTGCTGCTTTCGACAACTATGAGCTACGATCAGATGGTGTGATGGTTCAAGTACTAACAGCAAGGTGTGCTTTGTCCACTATGGATGAAGATATATGCAACATTGCCAAAGATAAGCGTGCAGCTTTTATCATACTCCCTTTCCACAAACAACGAAGTCTCGCTGGTGAAATGGAGGATGTCAACCCTGAAATTCGGGCTGTCAACGAGAGTGTGCTCGCTAATGCCCCTTGTTCTGTGGGAATCCTCATCGATCGTGGCCTTTCTGAGACAAGTGACTACGCAAAAAATATCGTTGTCCTTTACTTTGGAGGTCCTGATGATAGGGAAGCTCTGGCTTACGCGTTGAGAATGGTTGATCGTCCAGATACACGCCTAACTGTGGTTAAGTTTATTCCAGGAGAAGGTGCTACTGATATAGATCCAATGGAATTTGCTGAAGAAAGTCACGTAAACGTCCACATTGACAAAGAGAGCGAAAAGTTGCTAGATGAAGAGTTCTTGAACAGGTTCAAGATCAGCACAGCCAATGACAAATCAGTAAAATACATAGAATTGTTGCTGAATGATGTGGAAGAAGCTGTCAACGCAATAAAACTAATGGACCAGCATAATTATGATCTCTACATCGTAGGAAAAGGTCGAGGCATAGTGTCACCACTAACGGCTGGTCTAGTCGATTGGTGCGACTGCCCCGAGCTCGGGGCTATTGGTGATCTTTTAGTCACATCCGAATTCGATTCCACATTCTCTGTGCTGGTTATGCAGCAGTATGTTAAGCCAATCGGAGATGGTTCGGTGAATTCTTATGGATCAATGAGTGAGCGGATAGGACTCGGGATGGACATGGATATGGACATGCAACGCGCAGATAGTGAAGCTGGCGACGTGTTTTCCAGTTTTAGGAGGCGGCCGGAACATATGCCACGAGTGTAA
- the LOC104223844 gene encoding cation/H(+) antiporter 15-like isoform X2: MAHVALVFYGFLVGLQMDIKSVLRIGIKARNVAVIGIIIPFVMGAILFFSLYRDEDARGFIFYGGALTVTGFSVLAKILDKQKILQTDIGKMAMSSAVINDIGAWFILALGYVVTGSTTNIHWAVICTIAYALFCVFYLRRAIGWIIRKLPEGQGYSEFFVCSILGGMAISGVITDALGTHPIIGAFLFGLSVPNQMLQAAILDKLDDFVMGFLMPTFFVVCGLRTNFRAMGSIYEIVGYIILFVSAKILSTFAATFFSDMSIKEALAVGILSNTKSLMALIIIEAGQAQQILNTQLYSLMVTGILVMTVIVTPITMLYHPSQELVPHKRRTIQKAKVEEELRVLACIHAAHDIPSVINLLGSSNSTSAAPITVFALQVVELVGRASSMLEVHTSGKRGSRSLGHEEAQTRQIIAAFDNYELRSDGVMVQVLTARCALSTMDEDICNIAKDKRAAFIILPFHKQRSLAGEMEDVNPEIRAVNESVLANAPCSVGILIDRGLSETSDYAKNIVVLYFGGPDDREALAYALRMVDRPDTRLTVVKFIPGEGATDIDPMEFAEESHVNVHIDKESEKLLDEEFLNRFKISTANDKSVKYIELLLNDVEEAVNAIKLMDQHNYDLYIVGKGRGIVSPLTAGLVDWCDCPELGAIGDLLVTSEFDSTFSVLVMQQYVKPIGDGSVNSYGSMSERIGLGMDMDMDMQRADSEAGDVFSSFRRRPEHMPRV; encoded by the exons ATGGCTCATGTAGCCCTTGTGTTCTATGGGTTTCTGGTGGGATTACAGATGGATATAAAATCAGTTCTTCGAATTGGAATAAAGGCTAGGAATGTGGCTGTTATAGGGATCATTATCCCTTTTGTCATGGGCGCGATATTGTTTTTCTCACTCTATCGCGATGAAGATGCTAGAGGTTTCATTTTCTATGGTGGTGCTCTCACTGTTACAGGGTTCTCTGTCTTGGCTAAGATACTTGACAAACAGAAGATCCTCCAAACTGACATTGGGAAAATGGCCATGTCTTCAGCTGTAATCAATGATATTGGTGCATGGTTTATTTTGGCACTAGGTTATGTAGTCACAGGGAGTACAACTAACATCCATTGGGCTGTAATTTGCACGATTGCCTATGCCTTGTTCTGTGTCTTTTATCTCCGTCGTGCCATTGGTTGGATCATCCGAAAATTGCCTGAAGGACAAGGATATAGTGAGTTCTTTGTATGTTCAATTCTTGGTGGGATGGCGATTTCCGGAGTTATAACAGATGCTTTGGGCACACACCCTATAATTGGTGCTTTTCTGTTTGGACTGAGTGTACCTAACCAAATGCTTCAAGCAGCAATTTTGGATAAGCTTGATGACTTTGTGATGGGATTTCTTATGCCAACTTTCTTTGTTGTTTGTGGACTCAGAACCAATTTCAGAGCCATGGGTAGTATTTATGAAATTGTTGGCTACATTATTCTATTTGTTTCAGCCAAAATCTTGAGCACATTTGCTGCTACTTTCTTCTCTGATATGTCTATTAAGGAGGCCTTGGCTGTTGGAATACTTAGCAACACCAAAAGTCTCATGGCCTTAATCATTATTGAAGCTGGTCAAGCACAACAG ATTTTGAACACTCAATTATACTCTCTTATGGTGACCGGCATTTTGGTGATGACGGTGATTGTCACACCGATCACTATGCTCTACCATCCCTCGCAGGAATTGGTGCCCCATAAACGAAGGACTATacagaaagcaaaagtggaggaGGAGCTTCGGGTGCTGGCGTGCATCCATGCCGCGCACGACATCCCTTCGGTCATCAATCTTCTTGGCTCGTCGAATTCTACATCAGCAGCCCCTATAACTGTCTTTGCTCTCCAAGTAGTAGAACTAGTCGGGCGTGCATCATCGATGCTAGAAGTCCACACCTCAGGTAAACGAGGCTCGAGAAGTCTTGGCCACGAGGAGGCACAAACGAGACAGATAATTGCTGCTTTCGACAACTATGAGCTACGATCAGATGGTGTGATGGTTCAAGTACTAACAGCAAGGTGTGCTTTGTCCACTATGGATGAAGATATATGCAACATTGCCAAAGATAAGCGTGCAGCTTTTATCATACTCCCTTTCCACAAACAACGAAGTCTCGCTGGTGAAATGGAGGATGTCAACCCTGAAATTCGGGCTGTCAACGAGAGTGTGCTCGCTAATGCCCCTTGTTCTGTGGGAATCCTCATCGATCGTGGCCTTTCTGAGACAAGTGACTACGCAAAAAATATCGTTGTCCTTTACTTTGGAGGTCCTGATGATAGGGAAGCTCTGGCTTACGCGTTGAGAATGGTTGATCGTCCAGATACACGCCTAACTGTGGTTAAGTTTATTCCAGGAGAAGGTGCTACTGATATAGATCCAATGGAATTTGCTGAAGAAAGTCACGTAAACGTCCACATTGACAAAGAGAGCGAAAAGTTGCTAGATGAAGAGTTCTTGAACAGGTTCAAGATCAGCACAGCCAATGACAAATCAGTAAAATACATAGAATTGTTGCTGAATGATGTGGAAGAAGCTGTCAACGCAATAAAACTAATGGACCAGCATAATTATGATCTCTACATCGTAGGAAAAGGTCGAGGCATAGTGTCACCACTAACGGCTGGTCTAGTCGATTGGTGCGACTGCCCCGAGCTCGGGGCTATTGGTGATCTTTTAGTCACATCCGAATTCGATTCCACATTCTCTGTGCTGGTTATGCAGCAGTATGTTAAGCCAATCGGAGATGGTTCGGTGAATTCTTATGGATCAATGAGTGAGCGGATAGGACTCGGGATGGACATGGATATGGACATGCAACGCGCAGATAGTGAAGCTGGCGACGTGTTTTCCAGTTTTAGGAGGCGGCCGGAACATATGCCACGAGTGTAA